The DNA segment GGCGTACGGACCCACGGTGGCGTGCTCGCCGACCTCCGCGCCGTCCGCCACGGTGTTGTCCACCCGGGCGAACGGACCCACCACGGTGTCCTTCAGCCGGGAGTTGGGGCCGACCTCCGCACCCTCGGCCAGATGCGTCGTACCCAGCAGCTGTGTACCGGGATGGACCACCGAGTCCGGCTCGAACGTCACCGTCACGTCGATGAAGACCGACGCCGGGTCGATCACGCTCACCCCGGCGAGCATCGCCCGCTCCAGCAGCCGGGCGTTCAGCAGCGCGCGCGCCTGCGCCAGCTGCACCCGGTTGTTGATCCCGACGATCTCCCGGTGATCACCGGCGACGGCCGCCCCGACCCGGTGACCGGCCGCCCGCAGAATGCCGAGCACATCGGTCAGGTACTCCTCGCCCTGGCTGTTGTCGGTGCGCACCTTGCCCAGGGCATCCGCCAGCAGTCGCCCGTCGAAGGCGAACACCCCCGAGTTGATCTCCCGGATGGCCAACTCCGCCTCGGACGCGTCCTTGTGCTCGACGATCGAGATCACCGCACCGGTGGCGTGGTCGCGCACGATCCGTCCGTACCCCGTGGCGTCGGGGACCTCGGCGGTCAGCACGGTGACGGCGTTGCCGTCGGTGGTGTGGGTGGCGGCGAGCGCGGCGAGGGTCGCCCCGGTGAGCAGCGGGGTGTCGCCGCACACGACGAGAACGGTCCCTTCGGGGGCCGCGCCCAGCTCTTCGAGGGCGGTACGGACGGCGTGCCCGGTGCCGTTCTGTTCGAGCTGCACGGCGGTGCGTACGCCCGCGTCGGTCTCCGCGAGATGGGCCTGGACCTTCTCGCGCTCGTGCCCGACGACCACGACGAGCTGCTCGGGCTCCAGCTCACGGGAGGCGGCGATGACATGTCCGACGAGCGAACGCCCGCTGACCTCGTGCAGGACCTTCGGAGTGGCCGACTTCATCCGGGTGCCCGCACCCGCGGCGAGAACGACGACGGCGGCGGCCAAGGGAGCCTCTCCCCCTGTACGCGCGGATCCGAGACCTTGGGGGGGATTGGCGCTCACGGTGGTGCCCTTCGGGTGCGGGTGGTGGACGTCCGCAGAATACCGGGGGGCCGGGGGGTGGAAATGGGGGCGGGTCCCGACCGCGGAGGTCAGGACCCGAACGACTCAGTGCTCCGCCGCTAGGACTCGAACCTAGACCGAACATCTCCAAAGGATGCCGTGCTGCCGATTACACTACGGCGGAACGCGCGTCAGCCGGGCAAGGAACGCCCGCTGACCAAAACGCTGGCATCCACTATGCCGTACCACCAGCCCTCGATGCGACGGTAAAGATCAGCGCTTCTCTGAACCTGGACGATGAGGCAGCCGTGATAGTCGGCGCCGACGTTCTTGCGCACTGTCTTCGCGTTGTGTTTCTTGAGAGTGGTCCTGCCGAACGACGAGGTGTCGCTCCCCACGAGCCCTGCCCAGTACTCCTCGGCAGCGAGCACGTCGGCCGACTCGTGAATGGACACGTGGAACCGGAGTAGCTCGCGGTCCACTCCGAGGAGATCCAGCCAGGCCAGGAACACCTGAATCATGCTGGGGTCACTGTTGACGAATGCCACGCTCTCGCGTCGGGCGTGAGGCTTGTCCTTGGTCCCTTCGGCCCAGTAGAGCGCGGCCCCCACGATCATGAGTTCCCGCTCGGACAGCGTCCCGATCTCGTCCTTGGCCGCCTGCTTGGTCTGCCGGCGTTCCTCCTCCCGCCGCTGGAGTGTCGCCTCCCAGCCGCGCTTCGCGATGGCCGAGGCTTCCTCCCGGGTGCGCCGGGGAGGCTTCGGCAGGTCCCGCACCCACAGGGAGATCGAACTCTTCGAGCACCCCAGCTCCACCTGTATCCGGTCGTACGTCATGCCCTGCAGCCGGAGTTCGCGGGCCTTCGCGCGGAGGTCGTCCTTCGCGTTCGGGCGCCGGGTCCAGTCCGGCGCGGGCTCGCCGTCCAGCAGGCGGTTGAGGATGTCGTTGTTGTCGACGAGGAGCCGGTCGCGGATCTGGCGGCGGCTGAGTCCCTCCCGGCGCAGGGTGATGGCTTGTTCGCGCAGGTCTTCGAAGTCGGCGTACTTGCTGTCCCGGCTGTTTCTGCTGCGGATATCGGTCATGGGAACAGGTTCGTCCGGAATGCGGACGTCCGGTTCGAAAGTCTGATCGATTCACTGGATCGAGTGATCAGGGCGTATTGCGCGTAACCTCCCACATCGAAATTCGTGGGGCAGGGGTGCGCCCGCCCGTACGCTGGTTGCCATGACCGCAACGGGGGCGCACGACGCCACGGCCACGGGGCTGACCACCCGTGGCTGGTGGTGGTGGGATCGGCGGCGAAGTGCCGTGCTGGATGTGGGGCTGGGCGTCGTCTCGGCTCTTGAGTGTGCAGGGGAGGGTGTCGACTTCTCCGGGCAGGCCGGGCTTCCCGTGCCGTTCGGGGTGGTGTTCGGGCTGTTGGCCGGTTTCGTACTGGTGCTGAGGCGGCGGTGGCCGATAGCGGTGGTGCTGGTGTCGATCGCCACCACGCCCGCTCATATGGGTTTCCTGATGGGGATCGTCGGGCTCTACACGCTCGCCGCGTCCGATGTGCCGCGCCGGCTGACCGGTGCGCTGACCGTGATGGCGACGCTCGGCACGCTCATCGTGACGTTCGTACGGCTGCGGCACGGTGTGGGCGCCGAGGACGGGAGCCCGGGGCCGGTGTTCGTCGTGCTCGGGTCCGTCTTCATGTCGCTGGGGCTGACGGCCCCGCCCGTGCTGTTCGGGCTGTACATAGGGGCGCGCCGTCGGCTCATGGAGAGCCTGCGGGAGCGGGCCGACAGTCTGGAGCGGGAGCTGTCGCTGCTGGCGGACCGGGCGGAGGAGCGGGCCGAGTGGGCGCGGACGGAGGAGCGGACGCGGATCGCGCGGGAGATGCACGATGTGGTGGCGCACCGGGTGAGTCTGATGGTGGTGCATGCGGCGGCTCTGCAGGCGGTGGCGTTGAAGGATCCCGCGAAGGCGTCCAGGAACGCGGCGTTGGTGGGGGACATGGGGCGGCAGGCGCTGACCGAGTTGCGGGAGATGCTCGGGGTGTTGCGCTCGGGGGAGTCGGTGCGGGCTCCGGCGGCGGTGCCGTTGGCGGCCGTGGGGGTGGCGGCTGCGGCTGCTGCCGCTGCGGCGGTGGAGGACGGGCCGTGTCTGGATGAGCTGGATGTGCTGGTGGGGCAGTCACGGGCGGCGGGGATGGTGGTGGAGCTGCTGGTGGAGGGTGTGGCCGCGCCGTACGACGCGCTGGTCGAGCGGACGGCGTACCGGGTGGTCCAGGAGGCGCTGACCAATGTGCACAAGCATGCTGCGGGGGCGAAGGCGCGGGTGCGGCTCGCGCACCGGGGGAGCGAGGTGGCGCTGCAGATCGAGAACGGTCCGTCGGATGCGGGTGCGGCGGACGCGGGGCTGCCGAGCGGGGGGAACGGGCTGCTGGGGATGCGGGAGCGGGTGACGGCTTTGGGCGGGGTGTTCGTCTCGGGGCCGACGGAGGCCGGTGGGTTCCGGGTGTCGGCGGTGTTGCCGGAGCAAAGGCCCGCCGGACAGGTGTGAGCCCCCCCGACGGGGGTTGCTTCGTTACCCCGAGCCCAGTCTGGCCGGCTGGAGTCCGGTGATGAGGGTCGTGAGGCCTTGGTCGATGTCGTGGCCGAGGTACCAGTCGCCGGTGTGGTCGATGCTGTAGATGCGGCCTTCGGTGTCGATCGCGAGCAGGGCCCGGCCGTCTCCTTCGTCGCCGAGCGGGGCGATCTCGGTGTCGAGTGCGCGGCCCAGGTCGGCGAGGGTGCGGGCGAGGTGCAGGCCGCTGAGCGGGTCGATGGTGACCGGGGCGGGGGCTGTCTGGCGGCCGGGTGCGGGGCCGGTGATGCGCAGTCCGCCGAATTCGGCCCAGGCTTCGACGGCGGCGGGGAAGACCGCGTGCTGGTGGCCGGCGGGGGAGATGTGGGCGCGCAGGGTGTCGGCCCATTGTTCGGCGCCCCGGATGTCCCAGCGGCCGGGGAGCCAGCCCGCTTCGCGCAGCGCGGCGTCCACGGTTTCGGGGAAGCGGGTGCTGGGGGCGGTGGGTGCGTCCGGTGCGTCCTGCGGGTGCGGCGGCATCGGGGGTGGTTCAGCCCTTCTCGGTGGTCGGGTCGACTGCGCGTACGCCGAAGTGGGCGAGCATCGCCGTACAGGAGCGGCAGGGGGGTGCGTAGGTGCCGTGGAGGGGGTCGCCGTCCTCGCGGATGTGGCGGGCGGTGATTTTGGCGTGTCTGAGGGTGCGGCGGGCTTCGCCGTTGGTGAGGGGTTTGCGGGAGGCCCGTTTGGAGCGGGTGCTTTCCACGGCGGTGAGGTGGCGGGAGAGCAGGATCGCTTCGGGGCAGCGTCCGGTGAACCGTTCACGCTGGCCGCTGGTGAGGGTGGTGAGGAAGTCGTGGACCAGCGGGTGGAGCGTGGGTGGCTGGTCGGCCTTGCCCGCGGTGGAGGTGAGGGTGTCCGCTCCGCGGACGGAGAGTGCCGCGGCGACTGTGGGGAGGATGCCGTCCCTGCGGTGGCGGAGTGCGGGCGGGCGGGATTCGGTGCTGCTCCAGCGCAGGCGTGGGTCGCCCGTCGGCGCGGTCTGCGGTGACGGTGCTGCCTGTTGTGTCGGTGCAGTCTGTGGTGACGGCGCCGCCTGTGGTGACGGTGTTGCGTGTGGTGTGTGTGGTGTCTGTGCGGTGTGCATGGTCGTGCTACCCCTCCCACCCCGCGGCGGCTGCCGCCGGTGTCGCGCCCCCGTGTTGCGGGGTCAGCCTGCCAAATGGGGCACCGGGTGGGGAAGCTGGGGCCTGTGATCGGGGTGTTGCATCGGCTGCGGGTCACTCGAACGTGACCGTCCGTTACTCGGCGCAGGGGGGCCAGGACTGTGCGGTGATGGGGCGGGACCGCCTCTTGCACCACCGCATAGGCTGTCGTTCCAAGCCATTCGCAGCAGGGGGCAACCGCCATGACGACAGGTCGGCTCGGGCAGCAAGCCGCGCCACCGAACGCGGCCTACGCCGGGCAGCTCGTGAGCTTCCCGGACCCGGTCCGGGCCGCGCGCCATCCCCGCGGTGTGCGGGTGGACGGGAACGGATTCCCGGATTTCTCGCCGTACGCGCGCGCGGCCGCGGAGATCGCGGATCCCCCGGAGGGGTTCGGCGTCGATGAGTTGCGGCTCACGGACTACGTGTCGGCGAATGCCGCGCTGGCGGCGTCGGGGCACGAGCTGTGGGACACGATCCCGGCTGTTGCCACGCCGCACGGCTGGACCTGGCACCACGTGCCCGGTACGCGCCGGCTGGAGCTCGTGCCGGTCGAGGTCAAGGCGCTGCTGCGGCATCACGGCGGGCTCGCGATGGCGGCCGTCGACCAGGACAAGCGGGGTACGCGTCCGCTGCAGGACACCCGGCCGGCCCATTTCGGGCTGCCGAGGGGTGCGGTGGCGGTGGGTGAGCAGCTTGTCCTGGGTGCCGAGGAGGACCTGGGGTACCGGCTGCCTGCCGCGTACCGGTCGTTCCTGAAGGCGGCGGGTGGCTGTGCACCGGTCGGTACGGCGCTGGACGCGGAGTTGGGCCTGCTGGTGGACCAGCCGTTCTTCACGGTGCGCGACGAGGCCGCTGTCAATGACCTGGTGTACGTGAACAAGTGCCTGCGGGACCATCTGACGAAGGACTATCTGGGCGTCGGTTTCGTCCAGGGCGGGATCGTCGCCGTGAAGGTCAAGGGCGGTGGTGTCGGCACGGTCTGGTTCTGTGCGTACGACGATGCCCGGGACCGGGACGCGTGGCCGCCGCCGGAGCGGGTGGAGCGGCTGCTGCTGCCGTGCGGTGATGATTTCGATGCGTTCCTGGAGCGGCTGGCGGGGAATCCGCCGGAGCTGGAGACAGTGGCGAACCTGATGGTGGACGGCGGCTTCGCGCAGGCCGTCCCGGTCTCGGCCGAGGGGTGAAGAGCCGATGGTGACCTTTGCGCAGGCGCAGGAGCGCGCGGAAGAGTGGGTCAACGGGGACGTTCCCCCGTATCAGCACCGCGAGGTGCGGGTACGGGAGTTCGAGCTCGGTTTCGTGGTGTGGGCGGAGGACCGCGCGGCGGGTCCTTCGGGTGGTGGCGGCCGTCAGCGGCTGGTGATCGCGCGGGACGGCGGCGAGGCGACGCTGTGGCCCGGGTTGCCGGTCGGTGAGGTGGTGCGGCGGTACGAGGAGGAGTACGGGGCGGTGGGTGATGCGCCTGCGGCGCCGGAGCCGCCGCAGCGGATCGATCTGAATCAGACGTCGTTCCTGCTGACTCCGCCGGAGTGGCTGCAGGACGCGGCGGACAAGCTGGGGATCCCTGACCGGCGGTCGGGGGCCGGTGCGGACGCTGGATCTGGATCTGGATCGGGTGCCGGTGCGCCTGTCGCGGGCGGTAGTTGGGGTACGTCGGGTGGGACCCCGTCGGCCGACAGCGGGGACCACGAGCCCACGGCGAATGAGGGCGTTCCCGCGGACGGGACCCCGTGGGCCGGGACCGACACCAATGCGTTGTCGGACGGCCAGGACGGTTCGGTTCCGCTGCCCGTGACCGTGTTCGCGCCGCCACTGGCCGGTTCGGACGACGAGGGGGCCCCGCCGCCCGGTGCGGCGCCCGAGGCCAAGACGGCGCTGATGTCCGCCGGCAGCGGGCTGCCCCGGACGACCGTCGCGCCCGCCCTGGACGGTTCCCAGCAGCCGCAGCCGCAGCCGCAGCCGCAGCCGCAGCAGTTCCAGCAGCCGTCACAGCCGTCCCAGCAGCAGCCGGTGGGTCAGCAGCCCCCGCAGTCATTGCCGCAGCCCCCGTCCCAGACGCCTCCGCCGCTGCCGGGTCCCGGTGCACCCCTGCCGCCCGTCGCCGGACAGGTCCCGGGCGCCGCTGACATCGCCGATGCCGCGACCAGCAAGGCCACGGTGCCCCCGCGGTCGGCGCGCGGCAGTGGTGCGACCACGCCGCCCCCGCCCGGAGCGCCGGGCACCCCGGGAGCGCGGCCCGATGCCGCCCCGCCGCTGC comes from the Streptomyces sp. NBC_01471 genome and includes:
- the glmU gene encoding bifunctional UDP-N-acetylglucosamine diphosphorylase/glucosamine-1-phosphate N-acetyltransferase GlmU, whose protein sequence is MAAAVVVLAAGAGTRMKSATPKVLHEVSGRSLVGHVIAASRELEPEQLVVVVGHEREKVQAHLAETDAGVRTAVQLEQNGTGHAVRTALEELGAAPEGTVLVVCGDTPLLTGATLAALAATHTTDGNAVTVLTAEVPDATGYGRIVRDHATGAVISIVEHKDASEAELAIREINSGVFAFDGRLLADALGKVRTDNSQGEEYLTDVLGILRAAGHRVGAAVAGDHREIVGINNRVQLAQARALLNARLLERAMLAGVSVIDPASVFIDVTVTFEPDSVVHPGTQLLGTTHLAEGAEVGPNSRLKDTVVGPFARVDNTVADGAEVGEHATVGPYAYLRPGTRLGTRGKIGTYVETKNATIGEGSKVPHLSYVGDATIGEFSNIGAASVFVNYDGQDKHHTTIGSHCRTGSDNMFVAPITVGDGVYTAAGSVITKSVPAGALAVARGQQRNIEGWVARKRPESAAARAAQAASEKPGGES
- a CDS encoding SUKH-3 domain-containing protein, with product MPPHPQDAPDAPTAPSTRFPETVDAALREAGWLPGRWDIRGAEQWADTLRAHISPAGHQHAVFPAAVEAWAEFGGLRITGPAPGRQTAPAPVTIDPLSGLHLARTLADLGRALDTEIAPLGDEGDGRALLAIDTEGRIYSIDHTGDWYLGHDIDQGLTTLITGLQPARLGSG
- a CDS encoding SMI1/KNR4 family protein; amino-acid sequence: MTTGRLGQQAAPPNAAYAGQLVSFPDPVRAARHPRGVRVDGNGFPDFSPYARAAAEIADPPEGFGVDELRLTDYVSANAALAASGHELWDTIPAVATPHGWTWHHVPGTRRLELVPVEVKALLRHHGGLAMAAVDQDKRGTRPLQDTRPAHFGLPRGAVAVGEQLVLGAEEDLGYRLPAAYRSFLKAAGGCAPVGTALDAELGLLVDQPFFTVRDEAAVNDLVYVNKCLRDHLTKDYLGVGFVQGGIVAVKVKGGGVGTVWFCAYDDARDRDAWPPPERVERLLLPCGDDFDAFLERLAGNPPELETVANLMVDGGFAQAVPVSAEG
- a CDS encoding histidine kinase gives rise to the protein MTATGAHDATATGLTTRGWWWWDRRRSAVLDVGLGVVSALECAGEGVDFSGQAGLPVPFGVVFGLLAGFVLVLRRRWPIAVVLVSIATTPAHMGFLMGIVGLYTLAASDVPRRLTGALTVMATLGTLIVTFVRLRHGVGAEDGSPGPVFVVLGSVFMSLGLTAPPVLFGLYIGARRRLMESLRERADSLERELSLLADRAEERAEWARTEERTRIAREMHDVVAHRVSLMVVHAAALQAVALKDPAKASRNAALVGDMGRQALTELREMLGVLRSGESVRAPAAVPLAAVGVAAAAAAAAAVEDGPCLDELDVLVGQSRAAGMVVELLVEGVAAPYDALVERTAYRVVQEALTNVHKHAAGAKARVRLAHRGSEVALQIENGPSDAGAADAGLPSGGNGLLGMRERVTALGGVFVSGPTEAGGFRVSAVLPEQRPAGQV
- a CDS encoding YwqJ-related putative deaminase, whose product is MHTAQTPHTPHATPSPQAAPSPQTAPTQQAAPSPQTAPTGDPRLRWSSTESRPPALRHRRDGILPTVAAALSVRGADTLTSTAGKADQPPTLHPLVHDFLTTLTSGQRERFTGRCPEAILLSRHLTAVESTRSKRASRKPLTNGEARRTLRHAKITARHIREDGDPLHGTYAPPCRSCTAMLAHFGVRAVDPTTEKG